A segment of the Prosthecobacter debontii genome:
GACATGATGTTAGGCCTGAGAATGAATGAAATAGAAATTACCGTCTGAAGGCCGTGCCTCACGGTAGCCCAGTTCCAAAATGAACTGCTTCAGTTCCTCTGCTGTGCAGCCAAACTCGCGTAGCTGATGATCATAAGCTTCCACAATGAGAGCTGGCTTTTGTCGTTGCAGAAATCCTCGCATGCCACGCAGCGCCAGCAATTCCGCGCCTTCGATATCCATCTTCACGCAGTGAATGATCGGTTCCGGGTGCTGAGAGGCCCACCATTCATCCCAGACCACCACGGGCACCTGGATATCTCCGCTCGTGCCCTCGGCGGCGAGGCGTGAGTGGCCCGTATTCGTGTCATGCAGGCAGAAGGGCAACTCGCCTTCGCGGTCTCCGACGGCCAAGCGATTCACCTTCACCCGAGATGCCAACCCATTCAGAGCCACGCTCTGCTGCAGGAGACTAGCGATGGGCGGATTGGGCTCGAAGGATTGCACGTGAGCCCCGGGGCGTAGAGCCGCCACCAGCAGTGAAAAGTAACCCACATTGGCCCCGATATCCGCAAAGCCTCCATCAGGCGGCACATGATCGAGAACAAAAGCTTCCGTGACCGGCTCGATATTACCGAACAACCGCAATGCCATGGAGATGAAATCGTTGCCCGGATTGACATGCATGGGAAAGCCCGCACGAGTCCGAATCACCGAGGGAGACTTGGCCAAGGCATCTCTCCACACAGGACGCCGCAGGACATTGCGCAGCATAAAATCGCGCCCCCGAATCAGCGGCCATACACGGGCGACGGCGTGAATCAAATGGATCATCCCAGTCATACTCCAATACCTCCTCGACGTGAGCGTGGACGCATCGGCACAATCTTTCGCGACCCTTCTACAGGGGGCGTGATTGCCATCTCCGACGGCCTGGGCCGTGGAGCTAAGGCTTGTTTCCTCGCCAGAGACGCCACTGCGGCCAAGCTCATCCAAAACACCACGTTGTTAGGGAATGTGGTCAAGATACTGCCGCTGATCACGGAGATCCCCAGGATGGCAAAGGCCAGGGCAATCATGCGTG
Coding sequences within it:
- a CDS encoding FkbM family methyltransferase, which encodes MIHLIHAVARVWPLIRGRDFMLRNVLRRPVWRDALAKSPSVIRTRAGFPMHVNPGNDFISMALRLFGNIEPVTEAFVLDHVPPDGGFADIGANVGYFSLLVAALRPGAHVQSFEPNPPIASLLQQSVALNGLASRVKVNRLAVGDREGELPFCLHDTNTGHSRLAAEGTSGDIQVPVVVWDEWWASQHPEPIIHCVKMDIEGAELLALRGMRGFLQRQKPALIVEAYDHQLREFGCTAEELKQFILELGYREARPSDGNFYFIHSQA